From one Maniola jurtina chromosome 5, ilManJurt1.1, whole genome shotgun sequence genomic stretch:
- the LOC123865328 gene encoding 26S proteasome regulatory subunit 8, with protein sequence MTLTKMEVDSVKGEGFRPYYTTKIEELQLIVAEKSQNLRRLQAQRNELNAKVRMLREELQLLQEQGSYVGEVVKPMDKKKVLVKVHPEGKFVVDLDKNVDINDVTANCRVALRNESYTLHKILPNKVDPLVSLMMVEKVPDSTYEMVGGLDKQIKEIKEVIELPVKHPELFDALGIAQPKGVLLYGPPGTGKTLLARAVAHHTECTFIRVSGSELVQKFIGEGSRMVRELFVMAREHAPSIIFMDEIDSIGSSRIESGSGGDSEVQRTMLELLNQLDGFEATKNIKVIMATNRIDILDPALLRPGRIDRKIEFPPPNEEARLDILKIHSRKMNLTRGINLRKIAELMPGASGAEVKGVCTEAGMYALRERRVHVTQEDFEMAVAKVMQKDSEKNMSIKKLWK encoded by the coding sequence ATGACGCTCACTAAAATGGAGGTGGATTCCGTAAAGGGCGAAGGCTTTCGGCCGTACTACACAACAAAAATCGAAGAGTTGCAACTCATCGTCGCTGAAAAGTCCCAAAATCTTCGACGTCTTCAAGCACAAAGAAATGAACTCAACGCTAAAGTGCGTATGTTGCGCGAGGAGCTGCAACTTCTGCAGGAACAGGGGTCCTATGTTGGCGAGGTCGTGAAGCCGATGGACAAGAAGAAGGTGCTAGTCAAAGTGCACCCCGAAGGCAAGTTTGTTGTAGATCTGGACAAAAACGTCGATATCAACGATGTTACGGCCAACTGCCGCGTCGCACTCCGCAACGAAAGTTACACGCTCCACAAAATCCTGCCAAACAAAGTCGACCCACTTGTCTCTCTTATGATGGTAGAGAAGGTTCCGGATTCAACTTACGAAATGGTAGGAGGCTTGGACAAGCAAATTAAAGAGATCAAGGAGGTTATTGAACTGCCGGTGAAACATCCTGAGCTGTTTGACGCGTTAGGTATCGCACAACCTAAAGGTGTACTCTTGTATGGACCACCGGGCACCGGTAAGACCTTGTTAGCCCGTGCGGTCGCTCATCACACTGAATGCACTTTCATCCGTGTCTCTGGTTCTGAATTAGTGCAGAAGTTCATTGGAGAAGGAAGTCGTATGGTACGAGAACTCTTCGTAATGGCTCGAGAGCATGCACCATCTATAATTTTCATGGATGAAATTGATTCAATCGGTTCATCTCGTATTGAGTCTGGCAGTGGGGGTGACTCAGAGGTACAGAGAACTATGTTAGAGCTTCTCAATCAGCTGGACGGGTTTGAAGCCACAAAGAATATTAAAGTTATCATGGCCACCAATCGTATTGATATTTTGGACCCAGCATTGTTGAGACCCGGTCGTATTGACAGGAAGATTGAGTTCCCTCCACCGAATGAGGAAGCTCGATTGGATATTTTGAAGATTCACTCTCGAAAGATGAATCTTACTAGAGGCATCAATTTGAGGAAGATAGCGGAGCTCATGCCTGGAGCGTCTGGTGCAGAAGTCAAGGGTGTGTGCACAGAGGCTGGCATGTATGCCCTCCGAGAGCGCAGAGTCCACGTCACTCAGGAGGACTTTGAGATGGCAGTCGCCAAGGTGATGCAGAAAGATTCCGAAAAGAATATGTCCATCAAGAAATTGTGGAAGtaa